The following coding sequences are from one Musa acuminata AAA Group cultivar baxijiao chromosome BXJ2-4, Cavendish_Baxijiao_AAA, whole genome shotgun sequence window:
- the LOC103980361 gene encoding lysM domain receptor-like kinase 4 — MPSWCFSLSPISMASQSLTLLFFFVLLPSLLPVLHAQQPYEGLLTTDCETQHNSSSLLGYFCNSQPNCQAFLTFHSQPPYNSVVSISSLLSSHPSELSQANSVSPIATFPTGTKVVVPVNCSCSANNTYQSLSTCQSIMNQSLNGTTKLFAGVEITVPLRCACPTSNQTSSGVKYLLSYLVDNGDTIFGISSRFGVDQQSIEEANEISGTNIYPFTTLLIPLRSQPNTSQLAAPPPPPPLQSPPAAPPPAGNSSSHAGLYAGIGVAAGALALAALVAIYCVAAKAKKKKVGEALPSNDSTTYGTAYGKSSDVESYEKEASEDVKTMISEIGHALRVYKFEELQFATENFSYECLIEGSVYRGMFNGDAAAVKVINGDVSKEVEVLKKINHFNLIKLSGISFNQGQWFLVSEYADNGPLSHWIFDTSGSKVLSWVQRMQIAVDVANGVSYLHSYTEPAYVHKDIRSSNILLDQTMRAKVANFGMARASEGRDGEFVLTRHIVGTKGYLAPEYLEHGLVSPKLDVYAFGVVMMETITGRDGSETQRGDKFSWNALVTMVSEGGGGGDAMEKLGSFMDPLLAGKYPSDLGLEMVRLIERCLRRDAGSRPSMEEVAQSLSRIHSMSLIWEQSPAY, encoded by the exons ATGCCTTCATGGTGTTTCTCCCTTTCCCCAATCTCCATGGCTTCTCAATCTCtcacccttctcttcttcttcgtcctctTACCTTCCCTCCTTCCTGTTCTCCATGCCCAGCAACCCTACGAAGGCCTTCTCACCACAGACTGCGAGACCCAACACAACTCCTCCTCTCTCCTTGGCTACTTCTGCAACAGCCAACCCAATTGCCAGGCCTTCCTCACCTTCCACTCCCAGCCCCCATATAATTCCGTGGTCTCCATCTCCTCCTTGTTGAGCTCCCACCCGTCCGAGCTCTCCCAGGCCAACTCCGTAAGCCCGATCGCCACCTTCCCCACCGGCACCAAGGTGGTGGTCCCTGTCAACTGCTCTTGCTCAG CCAACAACACCTATCAGAGTCTCTCCACCTGCCAATCCATCATGAACCAGAGCCTCAATGGCACCACCAAGTTGTTTGCCGGCGTTGAGATCACTGTGCCTCTTCGGTGTGCTTGTCCTACCAGCAATCAGACCTCCAGTGGCGTGAAGTACCTGCTGAGCTACCTGGTGGATAACGGCGACACCATCTTCGGCATAAGCAGCAGGTTTGGGGTGGACCAGCAGAGCATCGAAGAAGCAAACGAGATATCGGGCACCAACATCTACCCCTTCACGACCCTCCTCATCCCCCTACGGAGCCAGCCCAACACGTCCCAGCTCGCGGcccctccgcctccgccgccgctgcAGTCACCTCCCGCCGCTCCCCCTCCGGCTGGGAACAGCTCCAGCCACGCCGGTCTTTACGCCGGGATCGGAGTCGCCGCGGGCGCTCTCGCCCTGGCTGCGCTTGTCGCGATCTACTGTGTTGCCGCTAAGGCCAAGAAGAAGAAGGTAGGCGAAGCTCTTCCTTCCAATGATTCAACCACCTACGGAACAGCATATGGCAAATCATCAGACGTGGAATCCTACGAGAAAGAAGCATCAGAAGACGTAAAGACGATGATATCCGAGATCGGGCACGCCTTGAGAGTGTACAAGTTCGAGGAGTTGCAGTTCGCAACAGAGAACTTTAGCTACGAGTGCCTCATCGAAGGATCAGTTTACAGAGGCATGTTTAATGGGGATGCAGCTGCAGTGAAGGTCATAAATGGGGATGTGTCCAAGGAAGTCGAGGTACTGAAGAAGATCAACCATTTCAATCTGATCAAGCTCTCTGGCATCAGCTTCAACCAAGGCCAGTGGTTCCTCGTATCCGAGTACGCCGATAACGGGCCTTTAAGCCACTGGATCTTCGACACAtccggttccaaggtgctgagctgGGTTCAGAGGATGCAGATAGCTGTGGACGTCGCCAATGGCGTCAGCTACCTCCACAGCTACACCGAGCCGGCGTACGTGCACAAGGACATCAGGAGCAGCAACATTCTGCTGGACCAGACGATGCGGGCGAAGGTGGCCAACTTCGGGATGGCGAGGGCGTCGGAGGGAAGAGACGGCGAGTTCGTGTTGACGAGGCATATCGTGGGGACGAAGGGCTACTTGGCGCCGGAGTATCTGGAGCACGGACTGGTGTCTCCCAAGCTCGACGTGTATGCTTTCGGCGTGGTGATGATGGAGACGATCACCGGGAGAGATGGCTCGGAAACACAGAGAGGGGATAAGTTCTCATGGAATGCGTTGGTCACCATGGTtagcgaaggaggaggaggaggagatgccaTGGAGAAGCTTGGAAGCTTCATGGATCCTCTGCTGGCAGGCAAATATCCTTCAGATTTAGGTCTTGAGATGGTTAGATTGATCGAGAGATGTCTGAGGAGGGATGCAGGTAGTCGGCCAAGCATGGAAGAAGTAGCACAATCTTTGTCGAGAATACATTCGATGTCACTAATCTGGGAACAATCACCAGCATACTAG